The following is a genomic window from Acidobacteriota bacterium.
GTGTAGTGCAGGGCGTCGCCGCCGGGCACGTGTTGCAGCTTGTGCGCGTCGGGATAGGGCGAGCGGTACTGGATGTCCACGTGCGGGAACCCGCTGGCGCGCACGAAGTACGCGAGCGTCTCGGGGTGCAGCGGGCGCACGTGCGTGATGTCGCGTACGTAGCTCTGGAAGAACGCGAACCAGCACGCCACGTTGACGGTCTCGAGCGCGAGCACGCCGCCCGGCTTCAGGACTTCGCCCGCGCGCTGGAGCAGGCGCACGAGGTAGTCGGGTTCGAGATGCTCCACGACCTGCGCGGCGAAGATGCCGCCGAGGCTCTCGTCCGCCAGGCCGTCGAGGTACGACAGCGCATCGCCCTCCGACGCGTCGAGCCCGCGCTGCCGGCACACTTCGACCATCTCGTGATTGATGTCGAGCCCACGCGCGCGTATGCCGTCCTGCCGCAGCAGATCGAGGAATTCGCCCCGCCCGCAGCCGATGTCGAGCACGTCCCGCTGCGAGGCAAACAGCGGAACGTAATCCCGCAACCGCTCCCGAATCGTCGTCGCGGACCCGCGGAACTGGTCTTCGAAGCCAACATACTTGAAGGACTCGATACCCCCGGCAGCAAAGGAGTTGTCGGGAGCGGCCGGGCTCGGAGAGCCGGCCCTCCCAGGAGTTCCGGTTGCCGGTTGCCGGTTGCCGGTTGCCGACCCGATCACACCTTCCACCTCTCTCTTCAACGTCTGCGTGGCGCGCGTGATGACGCCGAGCGACTGGGCGAGCTGGGTGTGGGCGGCGTCGAGCGCGGCGACGCGTGATTCGAAGCGGCGTTCGCGGACGGCGAGCATCTCGAGGCGGCGATTCAGTTCATCGCCCACGCCGCTGATCGCCCCACCCGGGCCGACGGTACGATGGTGCAGTGTCTCGACGGCGGTGCCCACGTCTTCCACGCGTCGTGTCGCCAGACCATCGAACTCGTAGTCCTTCGTGTCCACGTACGGCGTGAGCTGCTGCAGATAGACGATGAGCGCCGAGTGGAATGTGGCGAGCTGCGCGAGCTCGTCGCGAAGCGCGGCGAGGACGCCTGTCTGTGCCTCGTGCAGCGAGCGCGTCGCAGCCACGTTGCGGTTGACGTGATCGACGAGCGTGGCGTTGAACGCTTCCTGTCGCGCGAACACCGGCGCGAGCCAGCTCCACACCTGGCGCAGCACCACGTTCTTGATCCCGCTCGGCGGGTGCATGCCCGCGACGATCGCGTAGCGTTCGTTGAGCGGCGTGATCTGCGTCTCGTCGGGCCGCGTGGGATCGTCGGGCACCGCGCGCGGCGCCGGCAGCGCGGCATCGAGCGCAGACAGCGCCGCGTTGTACGCGGCGTCTGCCTCTTCGCGCGCCTGCTTCAGACGTGCGAGGTGGTCCTTGTCGATCGAGCGGGTGAAGCGGACGTCGGCCATGCGCGCGTCGATTATGCGCGCGGAGTGGCGTGAATGGTGCCGCTGAGCGGGCTGCTCGCCGACGCGTAGCGCCGCTTCGGCATGCGGCCGGCGCGCCACGCGAGTCGTCCGGCCTCGACGGCGTGCTTCATCGCCGCGGCCATCAACACCGGTTCGGTCGCCTGCGCGATCGCCGTGTTGAGCAGCACGGCGTCGGCCCCGAGCTCCATCGCGAGGGCCACGTCGGACGCCGTCCCCACGCCGGCATCGACGACGACGGGCACGCCGGCGAACTCCTTGATGATCGAGATGTTGTTCGGGTTCTGGATGCCGAGGCCGGAGCCGATCGGTGCGCCGAGCGGCATCACGGCTGCCGCGCCCGCGTCTTCGAGCTTGCGACACACGATCGGATCGTCGGTCGTGTAGGGCAGCACGACGAAGCCTTCCTTGACGAGCACCTTCGTCGCTTCGATCAGCGCCTCGTTGTCCGGGAACAGCGTTCGCTCGTCGCCGATGACTTCGAGCTTCACCCAGTTGGACAGGCCGGCCTCGCGTCCGAGCCGCGCGGTGCGGATGGCGTCCTGCGCCGTGTAGCACGCGGCGGTGTTGGGCAGGATGAACATCGATGGCGCGATGAAGTCCATCAGCGACGTGCCGCTCCTGTCGTTCAGGTCGACGCGCCGCACGGCGACGGTGACGACCTCCGCGCCGGAGGCGGCGTGGCAGTCGCGCATCACCTCGTTGGACGAGTACTTGCCCGTGCCGACGAAGAGGCGTGAAGAGAAGGTGCGATCGGCGATGGTGAGTGTGTCAGACATCTCGAGGAACCTTGCGTAATCCTGTGCCGTGGACCAGGCATGCCGTTGCCGCGACGATGACGAGGAGCGTGGACGCGGCGCGCCATGTGAAGGGTGTCTGCTCGGCGACGTGCCGGATGGTCGCAAGAACGACGCCGTCTCCGACCACTGCGCCTCCGGTTCCGCGCACGAACAGCGCCGTCTGGACGAGGTCGGCCGGACTCGCCCAGAAATACCGGGCGGTGTCGACGAGTGACTGCATCGCCGCCACGGCGACGCCCATTGTCGCAAGCGGCAACGGGTGCCACCGCGCCGAGAGGCCATTGATGCCGCAGGCGACGACAACGACGAAGGGGGCGAGAAGCGGGAAGAGCCAGCGTCCCTGGTGGATGTCCGTGGTTCCGAGCAGGACCTGACGCACTGACGGTTGGACGGCACAAATGAGGGCGCACAACGTCCAGACGGCGGCTATGGCTGCGATGCCTGGTTGCGGAACGGACCGTGCCCATCTGCTGCTGCCGCCGATGACACCGGCAACCACCAGGGCGACTCCGATGGTCTGCATGAAGGGGCCCGCTGTCAGGACATTGGCGCCGAAGCTTCCGATCCCCATCCACGACGAGTTCACCATGCCCGGCAACTGTTCGGCGAAGTCGTACAGGACCGCGTGCGCCCAGGCGCCCGGACCGCGAGGGATGTCCGTCGGTGTGGGTTGCCCCAGATATGGTGACCGGAACCAGAACAGTCCCGCCGCGACCATGAGAGGCGCCGCGACGGCCATGCCCGCGATCCAGCGCGCGGCCGTCGCCTGACGGGTGCCGCGCCACAGGCCGATCGCGAGAACGCATGGCGGGAGAATCAGAAGGAACGTGGCCGTGTCCTTCCAGGAGACGGCCAGCAGCACGCTTGCGATCAGCGTGCCGACGTCCCATCGGGACCCTCGCCCGAGCATGGCGCGTGTAGCGCTCAGGAACGCGATGGCGCTGAAGGCGTTGGCCCATGCGTCGGGCGTGACGGCGCCTGCGACTGTCGCGGCGACGGGATGGCCTGCCACGAGCAGTCCCGCCAGCAGCGCATCGGTGCGGCGCTGCGTGAGCAGGTGAGCGATGGCCCAGGCGCAGACGGCAATCACCGGGAGCGACAACGCCTGCAGCAGGCGGAGTGCGATGAGCGTGCGATTCGTTACGCCCGCCCCGCAGAGCAAGGCGAGTTCGCGCGCGGTGGTGTAGACGAAGCCGCGTTTGCCCGAAGGCGAGATCGCCGGAAGCTGTCCGGTTGGCGGGGCGATGCACGCGGCAGCGGACGCGTTCGTAAGAGCCAGCGCACGCGTCTGCACGACGGTGAGGTAGACGACCTCGTCGGAGACCTGGTACAG
Proteins encoded in this region:
- a CDS encoding methyltransferase domain-containing protein, whose amino-acid sequence is MADVRFTRSIDKDHLARLKQAREEADAAYNAALSALDAALPAPRAVPDDPTRPDETQITPLNERYAIVAGMHPPSGIKNVVLRQVWSWLAPVFARQEAFNATLVDHVNRNVAATRSLHEAQTGVLAALRDELAQLATFHSALIVYLQQLTPYVDTKDYEFDGLATRRVEDVGTAVETLHHRTVGPGGAISGVGDELNRRLEMLAVRERRFESRVAALDAAHTQLAQSLGVITRATQTLKREVEGVIGSATGNRQPATGTPGRAGSPSPAAPDNSFAAGGIESFKYVGFEDQFRGSATTIRERLRDYVPLFASQRDVLDIGCGRGEFLDLLRQDGIRARGLDINHEMVEVCRQRGLDASEGDALSYLDGLADESLGGIFAAQVVEHLEPDYLVRLLQRAGEVLKPGGVLALETVNVACWFAFFQSYVRDITHVRPLHPETLAYFVRASGFPHVDIQYRSPYPDAHKLQHVPGGDALHYTVNANVDKLNSLLFTHLDYAVVARKP
- a CDS encoding thiazole synthase → MSDTLTIADRTFSSRLFVGTGKYSSNEVMRDCHAASGAEVVTVAVRRVDLNDRSGTSLMDFIAPSMFILPNTAACYTAQDAIRTARLGREAGLSNWVKLEVIGDERTLFPDNEALIEATKVLVKEGFVVLPYTTDDPIVCRKLEDAGAAAVMPLGAPIGSGLGIQNPNNISIIKEFAGVPVVVDAGVGTASDVALAMELGADAVLLNTAIAQATEPVLMAAAMKHAVEAGRLAWRAGRMPKRRYASASSPLSGTIHATPRA